A segment of the Streptomyces sp. Tu 2975 genome:
CGCCGGACTCTCCTCGTCCGCGGCGATCGAGGTCGTCACCGCCCTCGCTCTGAACGACCTGTACGAACTCGGCCTGGAGCGTTGGCGCACCGCCCGCCTGTGCCAGCGCGCGGAGAACGTCTACGTCGGCGCTCCGACCGGCATCATGGACCAGACGGCCTCCGCCTGCTGCACCGAGGGCCACGCCCTGTACCTGGACACCAGGGACCTCTCCCAGCGGCAGATCCCCTTCGACCTGGCCGCCCACGGGCTCGAACTCCTCGTCGTGGACACCCGGGTGAAGCACGCCCACAGCGACGGCGAGTACGGCAAGCGGCGCGCCGGCTGCGAGACGGGAGCGGCGGCGCTCGGGGTGAACGCCCTGCGGGACGTTCCGTACGACTCGCTGGACGAGGCCCTGGGCCGTCTCGATGACCCGGAAGTGCGCTCCCTGGTCCGGCACATCGTCACCGAGAACCACCGGGTGGAGCGCGTGATCAACCACCTGGAGGCCGGTGAGGTCAGGGCCATCGGCCCGGTGCTGACCGAGGGACACGCCTCGCTGCGTGACGACTTCCGGGTCTCCTGCCGGGAGTTGGACCTGGTCGTGGACACGGCGCTGGCGGCCGGCGCGCTGGGTGCCCGGATGACCGGCGGCGGGTTCGGGGGCTCGGCGATCGTCCTGACGGAGACGTCCGCCTCGCCGCTGGTGGCGAAGTCCGTCGAGGAGGCCTTCGCGGCGTCCTCGCTGGAGCCACCGCGCGTCTTCACCGCCGTCCCGTCGGCGGGCGCGCGCCGCCTGTCCTAGAGGCGGCGCTCCGAGGGGAGCCCGCCCGGAGGGACTCGGGGCGGGCCGGGCGATCAGGGGTGTGCCCGGCCCGCGTCATTCTCTGTGCGTCATCCGGGCAGAACCCATCGCCGCTTGTCCACTCAGGTGTCGATTCGGAACATCGGCCACACCCGCGACAACGCCGCCGATCAGTTCCGTAAATAGCCTTCCGTCACCCGCGCCCGTCCGTACTCTGAACCACAGCACCGGTGGGGGCCGGTGTCGATCAGGGGGCGAAACAGCCGGGTACGGCGCCCGGGGCGGGGTATCAGTCACAGCACGGCGGCGGCCGAGCGATGCGCTGCACCCTCCGCCCCCGGCGGCGTACCCGTGCCGGTCCGTCCTCCGACACTGGGGGTGTCCTGTGGTTCGTATCCGGGTCCTGGTCGTGGACGACCACCGAATCTTCGCCGAGTCGCTCGCCGCGGCCCTGGCGGCGGAGCACGATGTGGAGGTCGCCGCGGCAGGCAGCGGCCCCGCGGCGCTGCGCTGCCTGGAACGCGCCGCGGGTGAAGGCCGCAGGTTCGACGTGATGCTCGTGGACGCCGATCTGGGGGCGTCGGCCGCGGTGCCGCCGCCGAGAGCCGCCCCGGTCGCCCGTGCGGTGCCGGAGACCGGCGCGAGTCCCCTCGTCGACGGGATCTCCCTGGTCTCGGGCGTCCGCTCGCTCCAGCCCGCGCTGCGCTCCGTCGTCCTCGCCCAGAAGGACGACGCCCGGCGCGCGGCCCAGGCCCTCCAGGCGGGCGCCTCCGGCTGGATCGCCAAGGACTGCTCGCTGCAACGTCTGCTCGCGGTGATCCGCGGGGTGCTGCGGGACGAGACGCACCTGGCACCGACGCTGCTCACCGGAGTACTGCGGGAGATGACCGCGGCCCGCAAGCACCGCACGGAGAGCGAGCGACTGGTGGAGTCGCTGACCCCGCGCGAGCAGGAGGTATTGCGCTGCATGGTCGCGGGCCTGGGGCGCAAAGCCGTCGCCGAGCGCCTTTTCCTGTCGCCGCACACCGTTCGTACGCATATGCAGAACGTGCTGGGGAAGCTGGGCGTGCACTCCACACTCGCCGCCGTCGCGCTGGCCCGCCGGGCCGGCGTGGGGCCCGCCGATCTGGGCCCAGGACCGGCCCTAGCCGGGGATGTTGTCGAACGGGGC
Coding sequences within it:
- the galK gene encoding galactokinase, with product MSSTGEGVWAAPGRVNLIGEHTDYNDGFVMPFALPHTTVATVSRRDDGVLRLTSTDMDGGPVELRVDDLAPGGPGGWTDYPAGVVWALRDAGHQVGGADIHYESTVPTGAGLSSSAAIEVVTALALNDLYELGLERWRTARLCQRAENVYVGAPTGIMDQTASACCTEGHALYLDTRDLSQRQIPFDLAAHGLELLVVDTRVKHAHSDGEYGKRRAGCETGAAALGVNALRDVPYDSLDEALGRLDDPEVRSLVRHIVTENHRVERVINHLEAGEVRAIGPVLTEGHASLRDDFRVSCRELDLVVDTALAAGALGARMTGGGFGGSAIVLTETSASPLVAKSVEEAFAASSLEPPRVFTAVPSAGARRLS
- a CDS encoding response regulator transcription factor, producing MVRIRVLVVDDHRIFAESLAAALAAEHDVEVAAAGSGPAALRCLERAAGEGRRFDVMLVDADLGASAAVPPPRAAPVARAVPETGASPLVDGISLVSGVRSLQPALRSVVLAQKDDARRAAQALQAGASGWIAKDCSLQRLLAVIRGVLRDETHLAPTLLTGVLREMTAARKHRTESERLVESLTPREQEVLRCMVAGLGRKAVAERLFLSPHTVRTHMQNVLGKLGVHSTLAAVALARRAGVGPADLGPGPALAGDVVERGGQLA